The Thermus filiformis genome contains a region encoding:
- a CDS encoding substrate-binding domain-containing protein, whose amino-acid sequence MREKTKKPTILEVARRAGVGLGTVSRVLNNHPAVRPETRARVLQVMEELGYTPNPHARRIAGGRSYTVAVLLPFVGTEFYKRLLEGIEAVLLEKRYDLAIFPLLSRARLERYLKNGSLAYQTDGLLLASYDLTEHFGGRLPTDRPVVLVDTRNERYDSVYLDNRLGGRIAGEYLARFPGPVFAIRIEEETDQAFQKTTFRERIQGFREALEAAGKPFTERQLYTTRLSAEGGRLALRHFLEQASPPLNVFAGADQVALGVLEEAERLGLTVGRDVRVLGFDGHPWTEEVGLSTLSQPVEAMGARAASLLLERMEGYKGAPRQVRFEPLLIERASTGTPPKAPYLP is encoded by the coding sequence ATGAGGGAGAAGACGAAGAAACCCACCATCCTCGAGGTCGCCCGCCGGGCGGGCGTGGGCCTGGGCACGGTGAGCCGGGTCCTGAACAACCACCCCGCCGTCCGGCCCGAGACCCGCGCCCGGGTCCTCCAGGTCATGGAGGAGCTGGGCTACACCCCGAACCCCCACGCCCGCCGCATCGCGGGGGGGCGGAGCTACACGGTGGCCGTTCTCTTGCCCTTCGTGGGGACGGAGTTTTACAAGAGGCTCCTGGAGGGGATAGAGGCCGTACTTCTGGAAAAGCGCTACGACCTGGCCATCTTCCCCCTCCTCTCCCGGGCCCGCCTCGAGCGCTACCTGAAGAACGGCTCCTTGGCCTACCAGACGGACGGCCTCCTCCTGGCCTCCTACGACCTGACCGAGCACTTCGGCGGCCGGCTGCCCACCGACCGGCCCGTGGTGCTCGTGGACACCCGGAACGAGCGCTACGACTCCGTCTACCTGGACAACCGCCTGGGGGGCCGGATCGCGGGGGAGTACCTGGCCCGCTTCCCGGGGCCCGTCTTCGCCATCCGCATAGAGGAGGAGACGGACCAGGCCTTCCAGAAGACCACCTTCCGGGAGCGGATCCAGGGGTTCCGGGAGGCGTTGGAGGCGGCGGGAAAGCCCTTCACGGAGCGCCAGCTCTACACCACCCGCCTCTCGGCGGAAGGGGGCCGGCTGGCCCTGAGGCACTTCCTGGAGCAGGCCTCGCCCCCCCTGAACGTCTTCGCGGGGGCGGACCAGGTGGCCCTGGGGGTCCTGGAGGAGGCGGAGCGGCTGGGCCTCACCGTGGGGCGGGACGTGCGGGTCCTGGGGTTTGACGGCCACCCCTGGACGGAGGAGGTGGGGCTCTCCACCCTGAGCCAGCCCGTGGAGGCCATGGGGGCGCGGGCGGCGAGCCTGCTTTTGGAGCGGATGGAGGGCTACAAGGGGGCGCCCCGCCAGGTCCGGTTTGAGCCCCTCCTCATAGAGCGGGCCTCCACCGGGACCCCGCCCAAGGCCCCTTACCTGCCCTGA
- a CDS encoding glycerol-3-phosphate acyltransferase: MLYLLFAYLVGSLVGGLVFFPEIRGKDLPGGSGVFRRKGPRAALLAAGWDVLKGVLVAWLAPEALRPYAGAFLVAGHTWPLFFRFRGGGGIAPSLGYFLVLFPEKTLLATGLALLVAGVYHLLYFRRRRGIYPIPFGAIFGYLALFLLAGEGRLAVGLVGAVVLLRGLEVLRGRI, from the coding sequence ATGCTCTACCTCCTGTTCGCCTACCTGGTGGGGAGCCTGGTGGGGGGGCTGGTCTTCTTCCCGGAGATCCGGGGGAAGGACCTCCCCGGGGGCTCGGGGGTCTTCCGGAGGAAAGGGCCACGGGCGGCCCTCCTCGCCGCGGGCTGGGACGTGCTCAAGGGGGTTTTGGTGGCCTGGCTGGCCCCGGAGGCGCTGCGGCCCTACGCGGGGGCCTTCCTGGTGGCCGGGCACACCTGGCCCCTCTTCTTCCGCTTCCGGGGAGGCGGGGGCATCGCCCCTTCCTTGGGCTACTTCCTGGTCCTCTTCCCCGAAAAAACCCTCCTCGCCACGGGCCTGGCCCTTTTGGTGGCGGGGGTGTACCACCTCCTCTACTTCCGGAGGCGGCGGGGCATCTACCCCATCCCCTTCGGGGCCATCTTCGGCTACCTGGCCCTCTTCCTCCTGGCGGGGGAGGGCCGGCTGGCGGTGGGCCTGGTGGGGGCGGTGGTCCTCCTGAGGGGCCTCGAGGTCTTGAGGGGGCGGATATAG
- a CDS encoding fumarylacetoacetate hydrolase family protein: MKILRFNEGRWGVLEGERVLETDGPGGNPTGQSYDLASVRLLVPATPSKIVCVGRNYREHIREMGHDFGEDLPQEPGLFLKAPNALAHPGNPRDPYGTGDAVPYPRFTQELHYEGELAVVIGDRMRNVREEEALDHVLGYTIAVDITARDAQKKDLQWVRAKSADKFLPLGPWIETDLDPQDTWLRTYVNDELRQEGHTSQMIFSVAQILAYISSFMTLEPMDVVLTGTPQGVGALSPGDRIEVAVEGIGTLHTRIGPKEA; this comes from the coding sequence ATGAAGATCCTGCGCTTCAACGAGGGCCGCTGGGGTGTCCTCGAGGGCGAGCGGGTCCTGGAGACGGACGGCCCCGGGGGCAACCCCACGGGCCAGAGCTACGACCTGGCCTCGGTGCGGCTTCTGGTCCCGGCCACCCCCAGTAAGATCGTCTGCGTGGGGCGGAACTACCGGGAGCACATCCGGGAGATGGGGCACGACTTCGGAGAAGACCTTCCCCAAGAGCCCGGCCTCTTCCTCAAGGCCCCCAACGCCCTGGCCCACCCCGGCAACCCCCGGGACCCCTACGGGACAGGGGACGCGGTCCCCTACCCCCGCTTCACCCAGGAGCTCCACTACGAGGGGGAGCTGGCGGTGGTCATCGGGGACCGGATGCGGAACGTCCGCGAGGAGGAGGCCCTGGACCACGTCCTGGGGTACACCATCGCCGTGGACATCACCGCCCGGGACGCGCAGAAGAAGGACCTTCAGTGGGTCCGGGCCAAGAGCGCGGACAAGTTCCTGCCCCTGGGCCCCTGGATTGAGACCGACCTGGACCCCCAGGACACCTGGCTCAGGACCTACGTGAACGACGAGCTCCGCCAGGAGGGCCACACCTCCCAGATGATCTTCAGCGTGGCCCAGATCCTGGCCTACATCTCCAGCTTCATGACCCTCGAGCCCATGGACGTGGTCCTCACCGGCACCCCGCAAGGGGTGGGGGCCCTGAGCCCAGGGGACCGGATCGAGGTGGCGGTGGAGGGGATCGGCACCCTCCACACCCGCATCGGCCCCAAGGAGGCGTAG
- a CDS encoding MBL fold metallo-hydrolase has protein sequence MVRVLDLHHGKDRVIASFLLETREGPILVETGPESAYPRLVEGLKALGYAPEEVRHVFVTHIHLDHAGAAWRFAEMGATVYVEAHGAPHLVDPSRLLSSAGRIYGDQMKALWGELRPIPAERVRVVEDGERVRIGEVELQALYTPGHAVHHHAYRWEDVVFTGDVAGVRVGGPVLPPTPPPDIHLETWKASLDRLRALRPRALYLTHFGPYEDVEAHLEALEATLFAWADWVRARLREGLSEEEIRPLFEAYWREGLGGLSQEEVDRYALADPPWMNLQGLIRYWTKHHPEAL, from the coding sequence ATGGTGCGGGTTTTGGACCTTCACCACGGGAAGGACCGGGTCATCGCCAGCTTCCTCCTGGAAACCCGGGAGGGGCCGATCCTGGTGGAGACGGGTCCGGAGAGCGCCTACCCTCGCCTCGTGGAGGGGCTTAAGGCCCTGGGCTACGCCCCGGAGGAGGTGCGGCACGTCTTCGTGACCCACATCCACCTGGACCACGCGGGGGCGGCCTGGCGCTTCGCCGAGATGGGGGCCACGGTCTACGTGGAGGCCCACGGCGCCCCCCACCTGGTGGACCCCTCGAGGCTCCTTTCCAGCGCGGGCCGCATCTACGGCGACCAGATGAAGGCCCTCTGGGGCGAGCTCCGGCCCATCCCCGCCGAGAGGGTCCGGGTGGTGGAGGACGGGGAGCGGGTGCGGATTGGGGAGGTGGAGCTCCAGGCCCTCTACACCCCCGGCCACGCGGTCCACCACCACGCCTACCGGTGGGAGGACGTGGTCTTCACCGGGGACGTGGCCGGGGTCCGGGTGGGCGGGCCGGTCCTGCCCCCTACCCCGCCCCCGGACATCCACCTGGAGACCTGGAAGGCCTCCCTGGACCGCCTGCGGGCCCTGCGCCCCCGGGCCCTCTACCTCACCCACTTCGGCCCCTACGAGGACGTGGAGGCCCACCTGGAGGCCCTGGAGGCCACCCTCTTTGCCTGGGCGGACTGGGTGCGGGCGAGGCTCAGAGAGGGGCTTTCCGAGGAGGAGATCCGCCCCCTCTTTGAGGCCTACTGGCGGGAGGGGCTGGGCGGGCTTTCCCAGGAGGAGGTGGACCGGTACGCCCTGGCCGACCCCCCCTGGATGAACCTGCAGGGCCTGATCCGCTACTGGACCAAGCACCACCCGGAGGCGCTCTAG
- the purN gene encoding phosphoribosylglycinamide formyltransferase, translating into MGPEPFPLGRPARMAVFASGRGTNLQALLDAFPPGHPLGEVALVVSDREEAFALERARARGVEAVHLPWRKGRFAEEAQALLKARGIDLVLLAGFMRILPAPFVEAWYGRLLNIHPSLLPDYPGLHVHERVLAAREAFSGTTVHFVDQGVDTGPLLLQARVPVLPTDTPEALEARVLSVEHRAYPLAVRLLLLGLAGPEPLSLVLRRIWPEVPYRSRPYYLRAERALRAWGRSVEEVGFATDWARAAFLFAYRVEEELAGGVRYAVPLPRELEERVEALLGRVNSRA; encoded by the coding sequence ATGGGACCGGAACCCTTTCCCCTGGGCCGCCCGGCCCGGATGGCGGTCTTCGCCTCGGGCCGGGGGACGAACCTCCAGGCCCTTCTGGACGCCTTTCCCCCCGGCCACCCCCTGGGGGAGGTGGCCCTGGTGGTCTCCGACCGGGAGGAGGCCTTCGCCCTGGAGCGGGCCCGCGCCCGGGGGGTGGAGGCGGTCCACCTCCCCTGGCGGAAGGGGCGGTTTGCCGAGGAGGCCCAGGCCCTCCTTAAGGCGCGGGGGATAGACCTGGTCCTCCTCGCGGGGTTCATGCGCATCCTCCCCGCCCCCTTCGTGGAGGCCTGGTACGGCCGCCTCCTCAACATCCACCCCTCCCTCCTGCCCGACTACCCGGGCCTCCACGTCCATGAGCGGGTCCTGGCCGCCCGGGAGGCCTTCAGCGGGACCACGGTCCACTTCGTGGACCAGGGGGTGGACACGGGGCCCCTCCTCCTGCAGGCCCGGGTCCCCGTCCTGCCCACGGACACCCCGGAGGCCCTCGAGGCCCGGGTGCTCTCGGTGGAGCACCGGGCCTACCCCCTGGCGGTCCGCCTCCTCCTCCTGGGCCTGGCGGGGCCGGAGCCCCTCTCCCTCGTCCTCCGGCGGATCTGGCCGGAGGTGCCCTACCGGAGCCGCCCCTACTACCTCCGGGCCGAGCGGGCCCTTCGGGCCTGGGGGCGGTCCGTGGAGGAGGTGGGCTTCGCCACGGACTGGGCCCGGGCGGCCTTCCTCTTCGCCTACCGGGTGGAGGAGGAACTCGCAGGAGGGGTCCGGTACGCGGTGCCCCTTCCCCGGGAGCTTGAGGAGAGGGTAGAGGCCCTGCTCGGGCGGGTAAACTCTAGGGCATGA
- the purD gene encoding phosphoribosylamine--glycine ligase gives MKVLVVGSGGREHALLWKAAQSPLVSRLYAAPGNPGMEALAERVPWDGDVEALADWALAEGIDLTLVGPEAPLVEGLADRFSERGLLVFGPTQKAAMIEGSKAFAKTLMERYGIPTARHRTFRDPILALEYLEEVGVPIVVKDSGLAAGKGVTVAFDLHQAKQAVANILNRAEGGEVVIEEYLEGVEATVLALTDGKTILPLLPSQDHKRLLDGDQGPMTGGMGAIAPYPMDPATLKRVEEEVLWPLLRGLEAEGVVYRGVVYAGLMLTREGPKVLEFNARFGDPEAQAVLPLLESDLVELALRVAEGRLAGAELRWREGAAACVVLAAPGYPESPRKGIPLRVPEPPEGVLVFHAGTRWGPSGLETGGGRVLNVVGLGKDLEEALDRAYAFIPRIGFPGAVYRRDIGRKALRK, from the coding sequence ATGAAGGTTCTGGTGGTGGGAAGCGGGGGGCGGGAGCACGCCCTTTTGTGGAAGGCGGCCCAGTCCCCCTTGGTTTCTCGGCTCTACGCGGCCCCCGGCAACCCCGGGATGGAGGCCCTGGCGGAGCGGGTGCCCTGGGACGGGGACGTGGAGGCCCTGGCGGACTGGGCCCTGGCCGAGGGGATTGACCTTACCCTGGTGGGGCCGGAGGCCCCCCTGGTGGAGGGGCTCGCCGACCGGTTCTCTGAGCGGGGGCTTCTGGTCTTCGGCCCCACCCAGAAGGCGGCCATGATCGAGGGCTCCAAGGCCTTCGCCAAGACCCTGATGGAGCGCTACGGCATCCCCACCGCCCGCCACCGAACGTTCCGGGACCCCATCCTGGCCCTGGAGTACCTGGAGGAGGTGGGGGTGCCCATCGTGGTCAAGGACTCGGGCCTGGCCGCGGGCAAGGGGGTCACGGTGGCCTTTGACCTGCACCAGGCCAAGCAGGCGGTGGCCAACATCCTCAACCGGGCCGAGGGGGGGGAGGTGGTCATCGAGGAGTACCTCGAGGGGGTGGAGGCCACGGTCCTCGCCCTCACCGACGGGAAGACCATCCTCCCCCTCCTCCCCTCCCAGGACCACAAGCGCCTCCTGGACGGGGACCAGGGGCCCATGACCGGGGGGATGGGGGCCATCGCCCCCTACCCCATGGACCCGGCCACCTTGAAGCGGGTGGAGGAGGAGGTCCTGTGGCCCCTCCTCCGGGGCCTCGAGGCCGAGGGGGTGGTCTACCGGGGGGTGGTCTACGCCGGGCTGATGCTCACCCGGGAGGGCCCCAAGGTCCTGGAGTTCAACGCCCGCTTCGGCGACCCCGAGGCCCAGGCGGTCCTTCCCCTTCTGGAAAGCGACCTGGTGGAGCTCGCCCTAAGGGTGGCCGAGGGGAGGCTTGCGGGGGCAGAGCTACGTTGGCGGGAGGGGGCCGCGGCCTGCGTGGTCCTGGCCGCCCCGGGCTATCCCGAAAGCCCCAGGAAGGGAATTCCCCTCCGCGTCCCCGAGCCCCCGGAGGGGGTTCTGGTCTTCCACGCGGGGACCCGTTGGGGGCCCTCCGGGCTGGAAACCGGGGGCGGGCGGGTCCTGAACGTGGTGGGCCTGGGGAAGGACCTGGAGGAGGCCCTGGACAGGGCCTACGCCTTCATCCCCCGGATCGGCTTCCCGGGGGCGGTCTACCGGAGGGACATCGGCCGGAAGGCGCTGCGGAAGTAG
- a CDS encoding 3'-5' exonuclease, whose protein sequence is MRREVLRFLGALLLGYLLVAGVAGLLVYLLYTALPPEAQGAFREALRSRGALLGFLGAFLLVLLAFLLEPLFLGYLAAARALGREAEVVLRSNPGHRLPLKGPFELRHLAQMVNALAERLHALEEEAKRREEEARESLRLEHARFLALLESLPLGVVVANRLGQAALYNPRAKALLPELALGKSLYALLDREVLAHALEAPGHPFALDGLRLRTAPLPEGFLLLLEGSPRPGPKGEEEAPEKEALALKDLARLLAQALEDRLGYAPGVRVEGEGVLEVERMGLLRGLKELAGLLAQAGVEAVWLEARGEGGEAELLLYPVPKPPHALLEEVRRQGGRARFGGGRLSLSFPLLPAPERREAVPERPPLYDFRLLEASPSPLLEKPLREALYTAFDLETTGLDPKADAILALGAVRLLGERVLPETFEALVDPGRPIPRASSQVHGITDEMVRGHPKVEEVLPAFFRFQEGSLLLAHNGAFDLAFLRREGEKLGLDFAGPLLDTLLLAQLLFGEGMGLEALAHRFGVPVLGRHTALGDALMTAEVFARMIPLLEARGLATPLQVLEASRKVALAKLKY, encoded by the coding sequence ATGAGGCGGGAGGTCCTGCGGTTTTTGGGCGCCCTCCTTCTGGGCTACCTCCTGGTGGCGGGGGTGGCGGGGCTCTTGGTCTACCTCCTCTACACCGCCCTCCCCCCGGAGGCGCAGGGGGCCTTCCGGGAGGCCCTGAGGTCCCGGGGGGCCCTCCTGGGCTTCCTGGGGGCCTTCCTCCTGGTCCTCCTCGCCTTCCTCCTCGAGCCCCTCTTCCTGGGCTACCTGGCCGCGGCCCGGGCCCTGGGCCGGGAGGCGGAGGTGGTCCTCCGGAGTAACCCCGGCCACCGCCTGCCCCTCAAAGGCCCCTTTGAGCTCAGGCACCTGGCCCAGATGGTCAACGCCCTGGCGGAGCGCCTCCACGCCCTGGAGGAGGAGGCGAAGCGGCGGGAGGAGGAGGCCCGGGAGAGCCTAAGGCTGGAGCACGCCCGCTTCCTCGCCCTCCTGGAAAGCCTCCCCCTGGGGGTGGTGGTGGCCAACCGGCTGGGCCAGGCCGCCCTGTACAACCCCCGGGCCAAGGCCCTCCTTCCCGAGCTCGCCCTGGGGAAGAGCCTCTACGCCCTCCTGGACCGGGAGGTCCTGGCCCACGCCCTGGAGGCCCCGGGCCACCCCTTCGCCCTGGACGGGCTGAGGCTCCGGACCGCCCCCCTGCCCGAGGGCTTCCTCCTCCTCCTGGAGGGAAGCCCCAGGCCCGGCCCCAAGGGGGAGGAGGAGGCCCCGGAAAAGGAGGCCCTGGCGCTTAAGGACCTGGCCCGGCTTTTGGCCCAGGCCCTGGAGGACCGTCTGGGCTACGCCCCGGGGGTCCGGGTGGAGGGGGAAGGGGTCTTGGAGGTGGAAAGGATGGGCCTATTGCGGGGCCTAAAGGAGCTTGCCGGCCTCCTGGCCCAGGCGGGGGTGGAGGCGGTCTGGCTCGAGGCCCGGGGGGAAGGGGGCGAGGCGGAGCTCCTCCTCTACCCGGTGCCCAAGCCTCCCCACGCCCTTCTGGAGGAGGTCCGGAGGCAGGGGGGAAGGGCCCGCTTCGGCGGGGGGCGGCTCTCCCTCTCCTTCCCCCTCCTTCCCGCCCCCGAGAGGCGGGAGGCGGTGCCCGAACGCCCTCCCCTTTACGACTTCCGCCTCCTGGAGGCAAGCCCCTCTCCCCTCCTGGAAAAGCCCCTGCGGGAGGCCCTCTACACCGCCTTTGACCTGGAGACCACCGGGCTTGACCCCAAGGCGGACGCCATCTTGGCCCTGGGGGCGGTGCGGCTTCTGGGGGAGCGGGTCCTCCCCGAGACCTTTGAGGCCCTGGTGGACCCCGGCCGCCCCATCCCCCGGGCCTCCAGCCAGGTGCACGGGATCACGGACGAGATGGTCCGGGGCCATCCCAAGGTGGAAGAGGTCCTCCCGGCCTTTTTCCGCTTCCAGGAGGGAAGCCTCCTCCTCGCCCACAACGGGGCCTTTGACCTGGCCTTCCTAAGGCGGGAAGGGGAAAAGCTCGGCCTGGACTTCGCGGGGCCCCTCCTGGACACCCTCCTTTTGGCCCAGCTCCTCTTCGGGGAGGGGATGGGCCTCGAGGCCCTGGCCCACCGCTTCGGGGTGCCGGTCCTGGGCCGGCACACCGCCCTGGGCGACGCCCTGATGACCGCCGAGGTCTTCGCCCGGATGATCCCCCTCCTGGAGGCCCGGGGCCTGGCCACCCCGCTCCAGGTGCTGGAGGCGAGCCGGAAAGTTGCGCTCGCCAAGCTAAAGTATTAG
- a CDS encoding putative nucleotidyltransferase substrate binding domain-containing protein: protein MGLELPETLLEALRGLGEEVFHPEGAEVLSEGGARAERFFLVLEGRAGLYRGGKKALEAGPGEVLGLPSLLSGEPPAFTVRAETPLRLLALPPEALHLLLKEPRAAQALLEGLAERLAQGREETALLRPAKTLVRRPPLFVPREAEVAEAARRMREARVSSLLVEGEPLGILTDRDLRNRVLAEGLSPRTPVERVASFPLLALPADTPLYEAVAFMVERGIHHLPLLEEGRVVGVITHTDLLEAQTQSPLFLLRRIERLDLHQYGQEVARLVEGLWREGLPPLEIGGVVASLNDALIRRLLKEAEARLGPPPFPYTFMVFGSEGRREQALLTDQDNALVLAQEGEEAYFEALAQEVVEGLHRAGFPYCQGGYMATRHRRSLEAWLQVFRSYLRAPEPQALLEAQIFFDFRAVHEGVSLEPLEALVQEEAQRGVFLYHLARASLGFRPPLGFLGRIQAPGGRVDLKRGGIAPIVSLARLYGLLAGSRERSTLKRLKAAAQKGVLSQATAEGLAEAYAFLFGLRLKHQLQALKEGRPPGNEVALKDLTPGEERRLKEAFGLIAQVQASTAERFQIRL from the coding sequence ATGGGCCTCGAGCTTCCTGAAACTCTCCTGGAGGCCCTGCGGGGCCTGGGGGAGGAGGTCTTCCACCCGGAAGGGGCGGAGGTCCTTTCGGAAGGAGGGGCGCGGGCGGAGCGGTTCTTCCTGGTCCTGGAGGGGAGGGCGGGGCTTTACCGGGGGGGGAAGAAGGCGCTGGAGGCGGGCCCCGGGGAGGTCTTGGGCCTTCCCTCCCTCCTAAGCGGCGAGCCTCCCGCCTTCACCGTGCGGGCGGAGACCCCCCTCCGGCTTCTCGCCCTTCCCCCGGAGGCCCTGCACCTCCTCCTCAAGGAGCCCCGGGCGGCGCAGGCCCTTCTGGAGGGCCTGGCGGAGCGGCTCGCCCAGGGCCGGGAGGAGACGGCCCTCCTCCGCCCCGCCAAGACCCTGGTCCGCCGCCCACCCCTCTTCGTTCCTCGGGAGGCGGAGGTGGCGGAGGCGGCGCGGAGGATGCGGGAGGCCCGGGTGAGCAGCCTCCTGGTGGAGGGGGAGCCCCTGGGCATCCTCACCGACCGGGACCTGAGAAACCGGGTCCTGGCCGAGGGGCTTTCCCCCAGGACCCCGGTGGAGCGGGTGGCCAGCTTCCCCCTCCTGGCCCTCCCCGCGGACACCCCCCTTTACGAGGCCGTGGCCTTCATGGTGGAGCGGGGAATCCACCACCTGCCCCTTTTGGAGGAAGGCCGGGTGGTGGGGGTGATCACCCACACGGACCTCCTCGAGGCCCAGACCCAAAGCCCCCTCTTCCTCCTCCGGCGGATAGAGCGGCTGGACCTTCACCAGTACGGCCAGGAGGTGGCCCGGTTGGTGGAGGGGCTGTGGCGGGAGGGGCTTCCCCCCTTGGAGATCGGGGGCGTGGTGGCGAGCCTGAACGACGCCTTGATCCGCCGCCTCCTCAAGGAGGCGGAGGCCCGGCTGGGGCCTCCCCCCTTCCCCTACACCTTCATGGTCTTCGGCTCGGAGGGGCGGAGGGAGCAGGCCCTCCTCACCGACCAGGACAACGCCCTGGTCCTGGCCCAGGAGGGGGAGGAGGCCTACTTTGAGGCCCTGGCCCAGGAGGTGGTGGAGGGGCTGCACCGGGCGGGCTTCCCCTACTGCCAAGGGGGGTATATGGCCACCCGCCACCGTAGGAGCCTCGAGGCCTGGCTCCAGGTCTTCCGGTCCTACCTGCGCGCCCCCGAGCCCCAGGCGCTTCTGGAGGCGCAGATCTTCTTTGACTTCCGGGCGGTGCACGAGGGGGTCTCCTTGGAGCCTTTGGAGGCCTTGGTCCAGGAGGAGGCCCAGCGGGGGGTCTTCCTCTACCACCTGGCCCGGGCGAGCCTGGGCTTCCGCCCGCCCCTGGGCTTCCTGGGCCGGATCCAGGCCCCCGGGGGCCGGGTGGACCTGAAGCGGGGGGGGATCGCCCCCATCGTGAGCCTGGCCCGGCTTTACGGCCTCCTGGCGGGAAGCCGGGAGCGGAGCACCCTGAAGCGGCTCAAAGCGGCCGCCCAGAAGGGGGTCCTGAGCCAGGCCACGGCGGAGGGGCTCGCCGAGGCCTACGCCTTCCTCTTCGGCCTGAGGCTCAAGCACCAGCTCCAGGCCCTCAAGGAGGGCCGCCCCCCGGGCAACGAGGTGGCCCTCAAGGACCTGACCCCGGGGGAGGAGCGAAGGCTCAAGGAGGCCTTCGGGCTCATCGCCCAGGTCCAGGCAAGCACGGCGGAAAGGTTCCAGATACGGCTATGA
- a CDS encoding sodium:solute symporter family protein: MSVEVWTWTIVILSFVLYLGIGYWARVRETAGFYVAGRGVPPVANGAATAADWMSGASYISMAGLISFLGFDGAVYLMGWTGGYVLLALLLAPYLRKFGRYTVPEFIGDRYYSNLARVVAVIAAIFVSFVYAVPQLRGVGIVLSRYLGVDVATGVWVAVLVTAFIAVLGGMKGITWTQVAQYAVLITAYLIMGIALSNLLTGNPIPQLAFTFSDFAVRLSELQVELGFKEYVAPFQNLSALNVFLITLTLMVGTAGLPHVIIRFYTVPKASDARWSAGWALVFIGLLYTTAPAVAVFSKYNLLSTLANKPVEEVRQIDWVQKWEKTGLLKLQDKNGDGILQMSGNAEVNEVTIDRDIIVLSTPEVAKLAPFVVGLVAAGGLAAALSTAAGLLIVIASAISHDLYTRMINPAASEATKLLIARVVIFLVVVLAAPFGINPPAFIAQLVAFAFGLAASTFFPAILLGIFDRRMNMQGAVAGMVAGLIFTATYIIGTKYLGWPNFIFGITAEGIGTIGMLLNFVVAYLVSRATPPPPAEIQHLVDDIRIPKGSAGAASEH, translated from the coding sequence ATGAGCGTTGAGGTGTGGACCTGGACCATCGTCATCCTGAGCTTTGTCCTCTACCTTGGGATCGGCTACTGGGCCCGGGTGCGGGAGACGGCGGGCTTCTACGTGGCGGGCCGCGGCGTGCCCCCCGTGGCCAACGGGGCCGCCACCGCCGCCGACTGGATGTCGGGGGCAAGCTACATCTCCATGGCGGGCCTCATCAGCTTCTTGGGGTTTGACGGGGCGGTCTACCTCATGGGCTGGACGGGGGGGTATGTGCTCCTCGCCCTCCTCCTCGCCCCCTACCTCAGGAAGTTCGGCCGCTACACCGTGCCCGAGTTCATCGGGGACCGGTACTACTCCAACCTGGCGCGGGTGGTGGCGGTGATCGCCGCCATCTTCGTCTCCTTCGTCTACGCCGTGCCCCAGCTACGCGGCGTGGGCATCGTGCTCTCCCGCTACCTGGGGGTGGACGTGGCCACGGGGGTCTGGGTGGCGGTCCTGGTCACCGCCTTCATCGCCGTGCTGGGGGGCATGAAGGGGATCACCTGGACCCAGGTGGCCCAGTACGCGGTCCTCATCACCGCCTACCTCATCATGGGGATCGCCCTCTCCAACCTCCTCACCGGCAACCCCATCCCTCAGCTCGCCTTCACCTTCAGCGACTTCGCCGTGCGGCTGAGTGAGCTCCAGGTGGAGCTCGGCTTCAAGGAGTACGTCGCCCCCTTCCAGAACCTCTCCGCCCTCAACGTCTTCCTCATCACCCTGACCCTGATGGTGGGGACGGCAGGCCTGCCCCACGTGATCATCCGCTTCTACACGGTGCCCAAGGCCTCCGATGCCCGCTGGAGCGCGGGCTGGGCTCTGGTCTTCATCGGCCTCCTCTACACCACCGCCCCCGCCGTGGCCGTCTTCTCCAAGTACAACCTCCTCAGCACCCTGGCCAACAAGCCCGTGGAGGAGGTGCGCCAGATTGACTGGGTGCAGAAGTGGGAGAAGACGGGCCTCCTGAAGCTCCAGGACAAAAACGGCGACGGGATCCTGCAAATGAGCGGGAACGCCGAGGTCAACGAGGTCACGATAGACCGGGACATCATCGTCCTCTCCACCCCCGAGGTGGCCAAGCTCGCCCCCTTCGTCGTGGGCCTGGTGGCCGCGGGGGGCCTGGCCGCGGCGCTTTCCACGGCGGCGGGGCTCCTCATCGTCATCGCCAGCGCCATCAGCCACGACCTCTACACCCGGATGATCAACCCGGCCGCCTCCGAGGCCACCAAGCTCCTCATCGCCCGGGTGGTCATCTTCCTGGTGGTGGTTTTGGCGGCGCCCTTTGGCATCAACCCGCCCGCCTTCATCGCCCAGCTCGTGGCCTTCGCCTTCGGGCTTGCCGCGAGCACCTTCTTCCCCGCCATCCTCCTGGGCATCTTTGACCGGCGGATGAACATGCAAGGGGCGGTGGCCGGAATGGTGGCGGGCCTCATCTTCACCGCCACCTACATCATCGGCACCAAATACCTGGGCTGGCCCAACTTCATCTTCGGGATCACCGCCGAGGGCATTGGGACCATCGGCATGCTCCTCAACTTCGTGGTGGCCTACCTGGTCTCCCGGGCCACGCCGCCGCCTCCTGCGGAGATCCAGCACCTGGTGGACGATATCCGTATCCCCAAGGGAAGCGCGGGCGCGGCCAGCGAACACTAA